Genomic window (Acropora muricata isolate sample 2 chromosome 11, ASM3666990v1, whole genome shotgun sequence):
AAAGTTTTTTAGAGTGAAAGCATGTTTTTCATTTCCAGTAATGAAAAGCTACCTTAATATTTACTAGTGAGTGATTGATGATTCAGTAAAGActtgatcttgttttgaaacaGTATGTCAAGAGACGGACGTGACCACTTCAACAAAGGGGCCACACTGTTGCCAGGCAGAATGCGCGTACTGGAAACCACAACTAAGTTTATAAACAAAGGCGCTCTTATGCCTCTCACGGAAACTTTCGTGCGTACACTGACCTCGTACACAATCTAATTCATACCTGGAATAAATAGGATATATTTCTTATTTGGGATTAATCCATCTGGGGTAATTAACTAGAGAAGCTAAAAGGACTCTGTTGACGAGTGCTTCTAGTACGTGTTGTCGTGCAACTGCTGTGCTCCTAGTTTTTAGCGTATGTTAGTAAATAAAGGCTGTAACGTTAAATTTAAGTTAGGTAAAATGTTGTTGTACTGTCGAGAAACAACCCTGTAGTTCTATCATTATTGTTATACAAATTCCGATACCGTACTTATCCGTTAATCCCGTGTTGACGTTATTAGTTTAGGGCTTGGATTAGCCAGGTACATTAATTAGCTTTGTTAATCCCTTGTTTATTTCGGTTGGTTTAGTCTTtgttactttaatttttattagtttagaaGTTACGTTCTGTCCAGAAGATTTCGGTTGGTGATCCTGCTCCCTTAACCACCGCTATTGGTCTTAAATGGACTCGTTCAAGGCCTAAGGGCACTGCAATTTTAAAGTCAACGGCGTGGGCCACGTTTTGTGCAGCCGTAGGTAAACCTTCGTAGGTCACGTTAATCATTTCTTTTGTAGTTAACGTTATTGCGTTTTAGGCCTCTAAtcctttgaccaatcacgatgcGTTACCTGGACCAGGGATGCCACTAAGTTAACGAATCTTTTGATCAAAGCTGCTCTTTTGAACTACTGCTTAAAGTGAACGCATCACTTAGAACTGTTGTAAGAAATGAAGAGAAGATTAAAAGCCAGCGGGAGTGTATTGCTGTTGAGTTCCTGCGTACGGCCGCAGAAGGTAAAAGGGAGCGCGAGCTAATCCCTGCCCGTGGCATAAAAGTTCCCTTCTTACACAAAGTACGACACGAAACAATTCTGCGAGTCTGGTACGACCAAGTTTCAAAGTCAGGCAGGAAGATCAAAACATCTTCAACCGGATGatattgagttaatacagtttttggaaacttttcaaaaaaaaggaatgcaaaAGGACATGAACGGTGGAAAATGGACTTGAAAGAAACTTACACAGCCTGTCGCGGactttaaaatttagccttgaAAAACTGAATTACTGCCAAGAATTTGTGAATTACATTTACACAGTCGATCCTAATAAACCTTTTTAAAATCTTTTGATGAAAGTGGAATAAAGCTACCTGACGTTGGGCGACCAAACTACGGGCACTCGCTTACAAGAACACCAGCCGTTGCAATTTCACAGAACATGAACTCCCCAAACATAACTCTCAAGCTACTCTGTGGGCTTGATGGTATCATATATGCGAACACGAGTGATACAACAAGTAATTCAATGacctttcttaattttttttttgaagagtCTAGTGATGGTTTTCTCCCAGACGGCAGGCCACCGTATAATTACGGTAAGCACATTATTATGGACAACGCACCAATTCACCATAATCGAGCTGGAGAAGCGCTTGGCGAATGGCTGAATGATATCAGTTGCACTCTTGTTTATTTGCCTACTTATATTCACCGGAATTTAATCCAGCAGAGCTTGTTTTCAATAAACTTAAGACAATTAAGAAACGATTTGAATTCCGAGAACTTTTGCCAGACAATTTACATGATGCAGTTTACGAAGCTCTCAAAACAACAACCCGGGAGGACATGAGTGGATTCTTTAGGTTCACCGGATATATCAATCTTGATAACATGAACATATTGTTTTTAGCCTTAACAAGGCTGTAAACATGATTGTCAGTTTATTCAcggcaaaaaaacaaatagcGGAAGGTTAGGTGACTGCCGACAAGCATTTCCACTCCTTATCTGTTTTAAATCAGGTACTAAAAAGAATAGCTTATTTTCAAAAAGATAAACATAGACCACTTTGAAATGAACACAGTCAATTTTTTATGAACACATGCAAGGATTTGAGCAAACTCgagaattaaaattaatgtgaaaagAGGCTTTGTATTTGTACAAATACAAAATTGCATTCAACTTCGAAAATGTAAACATCCAGCTGATTACAGTTGTAGTTCATTGCTggaaacccttaccctattgaccactttcataaatggcggcgcattttgttattcctttgtatttatgttaattagacctactcgcctcactttggtttaaatatgcTTTAGAATTTTACCCTTGGCAGTGAAGCTAATAGGGCTTAtttgcatcaaaacaaaagagtattaaatttgatcgccattatgaaagaggtctataagtTTGAACAGATATAATCAACTGACGACAAATGCGACCGTTTTCGAACACAACTATAAAGAGTCAATGTGTAGCCACTTTCTAAAAATCACACCTATCACTTTGAAATTCCGAGTGATTCTACATGCTTAGCTTCGTCGCATTTTTTGCAGCGACTGGTAAAATGAAGACATTACAAACATCACGCCAAATCAGTCGCCTTCCAGTTTGCCTGCGGTAAATAGCGATGAAAGGCCATAATCAGCCGGCTCACTAACATCAGGCTCGGAACTACATGTATCGGTAATTGCTGACTCCTCAATGTGTTTCACTGTCGATGAGGAAGACCTTAGACTTTCATTAAATCCTAGTTCCAAGTACATTTTTTCCTGCTCGAAATAAAGTCAGAGGCATAGCAAAATCACTGTAGAACACTGGCTCAGCTCCGAGTGTAGCGGTACAGCCGCTGCTTGTAAGTGTGCTGCTATTGTTGGGAAGGATACCTCTTCCAAGAAATCGTATCCCTTTCGCCTCCCACAGGCGTTTAACTGGGTTAACATTAGTTTCCTGACTTTGCTCTAGCGCAGTTTGCTTGGTGATAGCGAAACCTTCATCGTATTCGCTATGTATTCTTATGTCCGTGAACACAAGCCAATTCGGAACCTTTGGTGGATCCAATAGCAGTTATTCTCAGGTATCTTTCAGGATCGCTGCGTATTACGTTCAGCTGCACTTTTGAGGCAAAGGTATTAAGGCTGACCGAATAAGACTCTTTCTTCGACATCAGATCCACTtctaataattaataattaagcgGAAGAGCAGGGTGCAAAGGAGCACATAGTTTTGTTGTGCCATTAAGTATGAGCATTTGAACTCAACGGTTTCCTTGAAGAGCTTTGAAGGCGCCAGCCTGAAACTGTTCTCGAGCTCAAATACCTCGTGTTGCTTTGATGTGACTGTTTGCTCAACGTCGTGTTTTTGTTGCTCAAGTATCTTGAAAAATTTCTGAGTAGGAGATTCATATTCTACATCGTCGCTAGTTTTATATAAACTGCTAGTAAACTCTTCATCAAGGCGTCGAGCTGGTTGATTTCTACATTTTTTATCCAAATGTACGCAGTTTTTTGTGGCGTTCGAGCTAGTTGGCACATTTAATTTTGAGTGCAATAGTCTTAAGGTTTTCCCTTGCAGAGTCTTTTTCCAACTCTACCATGTCTATGAATGAATCTAGGTCATCGGCGGGGAGCTCAATTTAGTCCTTTGTGTCTGCATATTTCAAGCTCAATTTCTTCCCAAGTAGGCTGGGAAATCGAGTTAAGATCCGTGACATGAGAGACTCTAAGTCCAACATTTTGACGTTCTCTGCTGTCAAAAACATCTTTACGCATTTCTCTTTTGGCCCTTTTACTTTAAACTCATACCTTTCCATCGTGAACCCGTAAAAAAGCTGAAGAGTTGAAGGATGATTTTTATCGAACTATAACCTGACGTGTTAGTCTATGCTTGTCCAAAAGGGACAATATATCCAGATGTATTTATTTCCATCAAGTTTTATATATCTATGTCAAGATTAGTGTACACATGTCAAGATTTGCATACACGTAAAACGAGACTTCAATATACGTATCAAGATTTACGTACACGTATCAAGATCTGCTTGTGAGTACATCAAGTCTAATATATATTGATGAACTTCCCCTTACACGGATCGAAAATCACAAATTATATCGAAGTTCGCGTACCAACATCAGCATTCGCATTTATACACATACATCAAGATTTATACATCGAGATTGTGGTTGGCTTGTATGAGGTACTAAACGAAAAGTTTGCCTGGTTACTAAGCACAATATTGGTGTAAGAGTAAACCTAACAATCAGGGATAATAATGCAAAGAGTAATGCAATGTGAAATGTCTCATCTCGAGTACTTTTCCAAGGAAAGAACTCTCCATGACGCAATTGAAGGGCTCAGCGGTCAGTAGTGTGTTAATatgggttgacaggcctacgcgGCTCGGGAATATGTGGTTTGGTTTTCTCGCCTTTGCTATATGTAAGTCTCAGTTGAAGGGAGTCCCcttttctgtatgatattatgggcggttccttgaaaattaaagtttggttttatcaaacgagttgataaatgttgaattaccaccgtgaaagatttagaaagctgacgtttcgagcgttagcccttcgtcagagcgaataaaggaattgtgggttgttgtggtttatatgagagtgtagaagagtgttgccattggtggaaatatggttacattaatttgtgaataaattagtggaatgagaggcgttcattaattccgtgtggagagagtgtacccagttgaaaaatgaatttttgttcgagatttttgcgactttctgtgttcccgtggtgtagggatagcccgcaaatagtcatgttgtggtgggagtgattgggaagattaaaatggcgcgcgactggtttggacgcatctgtgttgttttgttctccgtctcgtaggtgttcgcgaaagcggtccgccagtctcctccctgtttcccctatgtagattttcttgcatagcgtgcaggttatgcaatagatgacattggttgtgatgcaggtgaaatggtcagtgactttaacggatcgattgggtcctgagatcttaaccgtgttagaaagaaagggacaagttttacatcgtgttcgtttgcatgtgaaggttcctggttggttgttaaacttgaatgcgctcctaactaagaaattgtcTAAGTTTTTGTCCCGTTtcaatgaaatgagtggtggtagagaaaacatgtgtttagtttcgggatcattgcggaggattttgaagttttttagaatgacatttttgatagcaaggttttgtggatggtaggtaagggtgaatggaattctgtcggtttctttgttctgtgaagtttgtagtgcggtctctcggtcgatttcttgggcgcggtgtttgcctgtggttacagctgAGTCAGGGTAGcagcgttttttgaaaaactggcacatttcctcgcatttgttgttaaagtcggtgtcgtcactgcagaggcgtctcagtcagaggaattgagagaatgggatggcattttttgcgtgttgtggatgagaggacgaatgtagcaagtagttatgagaatcagttggtttgtagtgtacgctagtggataaaccgttgtcgttgatagaaagtttaatgacgaggaaagctaatgaattttcagaaatttcccaggtgtattttagagtcggatgaaaagaattgactgagttaataaattggttaagttcttctctgctgaatgaagtagcgccgacgcagtcatcgatgtagcgtttgtaaagatcaggttttggtccgtggtagttggagaaaaatttgttttcgatgaagcctacgaagagatTGGCGTAGCTAGGCCCATTTTGGTTctcattgcaacaccgttgatttgtttgtagtagttgtcaccaaacgaaaaacaggtgagtgtgagaaccagttcagctagacagagtaaggtttccgagctcggttttttgataggacgttgattaaaaaagtattggagagtttggaggccttcattattgggaattacagtgtataaagatgttatgtcaatggtgaaaatgattttgttctcgcccgagaaattgaaattacgaaatatttcaagtgcgtggttgctggctttgatatatgaaggtagtgatttgactatgggtgtcatgactttgtctagatagctcgagataagttcagtagggcaactgcatgctgaaacaattggacggcctgggttgttggctttgtgaattttaaatttgaattaaatgaATGAGGTCTTAGGAGTATTGATGATGAAattttgagcggtgacaggtagttcttgttttgttatgagttcttgaatggtgtctttcacaattttttggttggcagaagttaggtctttgttgactttggtgtaaaaagtttggtttgctttgatgacgaggtcatttcggtttttgagattaatgagggcagtccattcttctttggaaaggTTGGAgagttgcaattagattttagtttatgaacaagatggcggcattttttgatgaaatagtctattcaTGCGAATTGGCcttctggcggagtccattttgattttttcgcggttagtgtttcaaaggcatctttttctgtgttgtcagatttgtcttctttgttatggaaaaatgctttaagctgaacgcggcgaaaaaatttttcgacatcttgtctggtagtgaattcgtcgcttttcttggatatgggaacgaagttgaggcctttgctaagaacagatttttcagtgaaagtggtaggttttctggaattgtgactacggtgtgatggttttggttttcaagaggtgctgtcctgttttttcgaggattcgtgaggttttctaatttgtgctttttggTTTGTTCTAAATggtgaaagagtttagagttgagaaATTGGATTTTGGTGTGAATAGATCGTAataaaacagaaggacatacatttGAAAGTTGAGAGCGccattcgataatttgcttgttgagttcgttgcgttttgagcacatggctctgatcgtgcttctcataatgttgcGTGAAAGAGtgttttcaactgggtacactctctccacacggaattaatgaacgcctttcattccactaatttattcacaaattaatgaaaccatatttccaccaatggcaacgctcttctacactctcatataaaccacaacaacccacaattcctttattcgctctgacgaagggctaacgctcgaaacgtcagctttctaaatctttcacggtggtaattcaacatttatcaactcgtttgataaaaccaaacttttgttttaatctcccccaccgacgcagcaccacagtttctttagaaactagaaattcatttactagtttccaccaatagcatagctccttgttctgtatataaaccttacactacccataattcatctattcgctctgacgaagggctaacgctcgaaacgtcagcttttcaatctctgtatggtggtcaatttacattatcaactccggtCTTGCAGTTCCACATGGGTATGTGTAGTGTTGTAACTGGGTTGCCTGTGTAATCCCAGCCCCAGGGCATTGTGAGAGAGCAATAAAGATGGCGGTCTGAAACGTGCGTGTTCTTGTGTGAAGTATATGCCATCCGTTTGCATCGAGGACTAGACTGGCGTTCAGACATTACATTGGCGACGAGAATTGAGAGAATAATCCTTTCTAGTGAAATGGCGGCGACAAGTATTCAGCTGATGGATATTACGGGCTCCAAATCGGAATTCAATGAACGATGGCGTGTTTGGCTGCGAGGATTTACATCTTTTGCCGAAGGAAAAGCAAACCTTCAGGACGCCGCGAGAAAGAAGAGCGAACTACTTTATCAAGCTGGCTCCGGAGTGCAGGACATTTTCGAGAATCTGACAATCGTTCCCCCTGCCAAAGGCCAAGAGGGTGATGATGTTTATCAGCAAACCGTTCGAACATTGAATGCATATTTTCAAGTGCAAGAAAATGCTGCGTACGAAAGGCATGTTCTTCGCCAGCTACGCCAAGAACCCGGAGAAGATGTGGACTCATTTTTGCTTCGACTTCGTAAACAAGACATTGTGGCTATGGGAAAGCGAAAATTGAATTCGCCGTGAGAGATCAGTTGTTGGAGAAAATCTCTTCCATGGAATTAGGGACCAAGCTGTTCGAGGAGCCAAATATACAGCTTGCTGCAGTGATAGATAAGGCGAGAACCTGGGAAACGGCACGGCGTCAGGCGAGCAGTATTGCTGACGGGAGAGGGAGGACAGAGTAACGTGAACATGGTAAAGGACCGTGATGGCAAGGAAACCTCAATTGGATTTGGTAAGCAGAAATGTTATGCATGCGGCAAGATGGGACATTTTGCTCGTGACAAAATATGTCCAGTTTGGGCTAAAACGTGTGCTAAGTGCGGTGATAAGGGGCACTGGGCAGCTTGTTGTAAAAGTGAGACTGAGAGCAAGAACAGTGGTAAAGAGGGTGGTAGAGTGAGAGATGGGAGAGCGCGTGGTGGTAAATAGAGGCGTTCCAAAGATGCCAAACATGATCCAAAATCAAGGAACAAGCAAGTTAATCAAGTAGAATATGACAGTGGAGATGTGGCTTTTGCATTCCCTATCAATTTCAACGGGGAGACAGCCTGTGAGGACAATGTGATAATGGTGAAGATCGATAACACAACCACAAGCATGCTTGTTGACTCCGGTGCCCAGTCTACTCTCCTTGGTAAGAAGCAGTTTGACAACCTTGTGAGGGATGGCCTTAAAGCAAAACTGCAACCAgaagaaagaaatttgcaagTGTGTGGGAATGGCTACTTACCGGTTGTGGGTAAGTTCGAGGCAAGTCTTCAGTGTTATGAAAGGAAAACTATGGAAACTATCCTTGTGACACAAGGACAAGGACGGTGTTTACTTGGCAGTACCGCAGCTAAAAGACTGCAAGTATTGCGTGTAGAGCTAGAACTGGGTGATGTGGCAAATGTTTCTTCTGTGAGCGGTGGCATTGATGGTATTGTGGATCATTTCCCAAAGGTTTTCTCTGGAGTTGGCAAATTGTCAGGCTACCAACTTAAGCTGCACATTAATCTGGAGGTGATACCAGTAGCACAGAAAACTAGAAGAATACCTGAACCCTTGAAAGAGAAAGTCACTAAGAAAATTAATAAGCTCCTTGATCTTGACATCATTGAGAA
Coding sequences:
- the LOC136889170 gene encoding uncharacterized protein, whose translation is MVKIDNTTTSMLVDSGAQSTLLGKKQFDNLVRDGLKAKLQPEERNLQVCGNGYLPVVGKFEASLQCYERKTMETILVTQGQGRCLLGSTAAKRLQVLRVELELGDVANVSSVSGGIDGIVDHFPKVFSGVGKLSGYQLKLHINLEVIPVAQKTRRIPEPLKEKVTKKINKLLDLDIIEKVLGPTTWVSPAVLAPKPGKDDVRICVHMRCANEAIQREKIPIPTVDEVLEGLNGSTVFSKLDINMGFH